Proteins encoded together in one Mycobacterium sp. MS1601 window:
- the secG gene encoding preprotein translocase subunit SecG, with the protein MELALQIVLIVTSLLVVLLVLLHRAKGGGLSTLFGGGVQSSLSGSTVVEKNLDRLTLFVTGIWLVSIIGVGLQIKYG; encoded by the coding sequence ATGGAATTGGCCCTGCAGATCGTCCTCATCGTCACCAGCCTGCTGGTGGTGCTGTTGGTGCTGCTGCACCGCGCCAAGGGTGGCGGCCTGTCGACGCTGTTCGGTGGCGGTGTGCAGTCCAGCCTGTCCGGCTCGACCGTGGTCGAGAAGAACCTCGACCGGCTCACCTTGTTCGTCACCGGTATCTGGCTGGTGTCGATCATCGGCGTCGGCCTGCAGATCAAGTACGGCTAA
- a CDS encoding haloalkane dehalogenase: MEIVRTPDNRFADLPGYGFTPHYAEIPSGTGQTLRVHYLDEGAPDADPILLMHGEPSWSYLYRHMIGPLVASGHRVVAPDLVGFGRSDKPTATSDYTYARHINWMSALLFDTLNLRNITFFGQDWGGLIGLRLVTAQPERFDRVIVANTGLPTGEFPLGDAFAAWQKFSQEVPDLPVGAIVNGGCATDLPADVIAAYDAPFPDDSFKAGARVFPTLVPTATDDPESAANIDAWSVLATFDKPLLTCFSDQDPITRGGEHLFTTTVPGAQGQPHTTVTGGGHFLQEDRGAELAEVITAFIAATPVPGRAAR, translated from the coding sequence ATGGAGATCGTGCGCACCCCCGACAACCGCTTCGCCGACCTGCCCGGCTACGGTTTCACGCCGCACTATGCCGAAATCCCCAGTGGTACCGGTCAAACGCTGCGCGTGCACTACCTCGACGAGGGCGCGCCAGATGCCGACCCGATTCTGCTGATGCACGGTGAGCCGTCCTGGAGCTATCTCTACCGGCACATGATCGGCCCTCTGGTGGCCTCCGGTCACCGCGTGGTGGCACCGGACCTGGTCGGGTTCGGGCGCAGCGACAAGCCCACCGCGACAAGCGACTACACCTACGCCCGGCACATCAACTGGATGTCCGCCCTGCTCTTCGACACCCTCAACCTGCGCAACATCACCTTCTTCGGCCAGGACTGGGGTGGGCTGATCGGACTGCGCCTGGTGACCGCACAGCCGGAGCGTTTCGACCGGGTGATCGTGGCGAACACCGGGCTGCCCACCGGCGAATTCCCCCTCGGTGACGCATTCGCCGCCTGGCAGAAGTTCTCCCAGGAAGTCCCGGACCTGCCCGTGGGTGCCATCGTCAACGGCGGCTGCGCCACCGACCTGCCCGCCGATGTCATCGCCGCGTATGACGCGCCGTTTCCCGACGACTCGTTCAAGGCCGGCGCCCGTGTCTTTCCCACCCTCGTTCCGACCGCCACCGACGATCCCGAATCGGCCGCCAACATCGACGCGTGGTCGGTGCTGGCCACCTTCGACAAGCCGCTTCTGACCTGCTTCAGCGATCAGGACCCCATCACCCGCGGTGGTGAACACCTGTTCACGACGACGGTGCCGGGCGCGCAGGGACAGCCGCACACCACCGTCACCGGCGGCGGGCACTTCCTGCAGGAGGACCGCGGCGCCGAACTCGCCGAGGTCATCACAGCATTCATCGCAGCGACACCCGTCCCGGGCCGCGCCGCTCGATGA
- a CDS encoding TetR/AcrR family transcriptional regulator: MNETAPEPAEPVDGRRARRARGRAAVVEATIDLVLEGFSPPTVEQVADRAGVSTASVFRYFDTLDELRDETTRRYFQRFAHLLEIPEIGEGTLEARITRFVDIRHELYTATAPMARLVRNRASKVAALHDILHQHREVMAGDIRRHFGAELDGLGAVFRGEMVGTIATLTSFESWSELTEDHRRTPAQIRRGWARALSLLLTG; the protein is encoded by the coding sequence ATGAACGAGACAGCGCCGGAGCCTGCCGAGCCGGTCGACGGCCGCCGCGCGCGACGTGCACGCGGCCGCGCCGCAGTGGTGGAGGCAACGATCGACCTTGTGCTGGAGGGATTTTCGCCGCCGACGGTGGAGCAGGTCGCAGACCGGGCGGGTGTCTCCACCGCGTCGGTGTTCCGATACTTCGACACCCTCGACGAGTTGCGCGACGAAACCACCCGCCGCTACTTCCAGCGGTTTGCGCATCTGCTGGAGATTCCGGAGATCGGCGAGGGCACCTTGGAGGCGCGGATCACACGCTTCGTCGACATCCGTCACGAGCTGTACACCGCGACTGCGCCGATGGCCCGACTGGTGCGCAACCGCGCCTCGAAGGTGGCCGCGCTGCACGACATCCTGCATCAGCACCGCGAGGTGATGGCCGGCGACATCCGGCGCCACTTCGGCGCCGAACTCGACGGGCTCGGCGCGGTGTTCCGCGGTGAGATGGTGGGCACCATCGCCACCCTGACCTCGTTCGAGTCATGGTCGGAGCTGACCGAGGATCACCGGCGCACCCCGGCTCAGATCCGGCGCGGGTGGGCCAGGGCGCTCTCCCTACTGCTGACCGGCTGA
- the ppc gene encoding phosphoenolpyruvate carboxylase — MAEPAETALEPIGAVRRTQVGREATEPMREDIRLLGAMLGDTVREQNGDEIFDLVERARVESFRVRRSEIDRAELAKLFDGIDAAKAIPVIRAFTHFALLANVAEDIHRERRRSVHVAAGEPPQASSLAATYLKLDAADLDAGTVADALTGALVSPVITAHPTETRRRTIFDTQHRITELMRLKAAGLDTTADGAAVDFELRRQILMLWQTALIRLSRLKIQDEIETGLRYYPAAFFEVIPKVNAEVRQALRARWPEAQLLPEPILRPGSWIGGDRDGNPNVTADVVRLATGSAAYTAFAHYFTELTALEEELSMSARLVAISDELAALADKCAEPARADEPYRRALRVIHARLTATAATVLDRQPEHLLDLGMDAYQTPGELVADLDTVDASLRANGSALLADDRLARLREAVHVFGFHLSGLDMRQNSEMHEQVVAELLAWAGVHPDYASLPEDDRVALLVAELSTRRPLIGEHAELSELAHKEIGIVKAAARAVAVFGPAAVPNYIISMCQSVSDMLEAALLLKEAGLLDASGETPYSPVGIVPLFETIDDLQRGASIMEAVLGLPLYRALVHARGESQEIMLGYSDSNKDGGYLAANWALYRAELDLVEMAAKTGIRMRLFHGRGGTVGRGGGPSYDAILAQPPGAVRGSLRITEQGEIIAAKYAEPRIAHRNLETLVAATLESTLLDVEGLGDDAAPAYEVLDDLAARAQRAYSELVHETPGFVEYFKESTPLSEIGSLNIGSRPTSRKPTTSISDLRAIPWVLAWSQSRVMLPGWYGTGSAFESWIADGDGRLEVLQDLYRRWPFFRTVLSNMAQVLAKSDMGLAARYSELVEDQELRHRVFDKILSEHERTITMLKAITGQEDLLADNPALARSVFNRFPYLEPLNHLQVELLRQYRSGATDERVQRGILLTMSGLATALRNSG; from the coding sequence ATGGCAGAACCCGCGGAGACCGCCCTCGAACCGATCGGAGCCGTACGTCGCACCCAGGTGGGGCGGGAGGCAACCGAGCCGATGCGCGAGGACATCCGCCTGCTCGGGGCGATGCTCGGAGACACGGTGCGCGAACAGAACGGTGACGAGATCTTCGATCTGGTGGAGCGCGCCCGGGTCGAGTCGTTCCGGGTCCGTCGCTCCGAGATCGACCGGGCAGAACTTGCGAAACTGTTCGACGGCATCGATGCCGCGAAGGCCATCCCGGTGATCCGCGCGTTCACCCACTTCGCACTGCTGGCCAACGTGGCCGAAGACATCCACCGCGAGCGTCGTCGTTCCGTCCATGTCGCTGCGGGGGAGCCCCCGCAGGCCAGCAGCCTGGCGGCCACCTACCTCAAGCTCGACGCCGCCGACCTGGACGCGGGCACCGTAGCCGATGCACTCACCGGGGCGCTGGTGTCACCGGTGATCACCGCGCACCCCACCGAGACACGTCGGCGCACCATCTTCGACACCCAGCACCGGATCACCGAGCTGATGCGGTTGAAAGCGGCCGGCCTGGACACCACCGCAGACGGCGCGGCCGTGGATTTCGAGCTGCGCCGACAGATCCTCATGCTGTGGCAGACCGCGTTGATTCGCCTGTCGCGCTTGAAGATTCAGGATGAGATCGAAACCGGTCTCCGGTACTACCCGGCGGCGTTCTTCGAAGTGATCCCCAAGGTCAACGCCGAGGTGCGCCAGGCGCTGCGGGCCCGTTGGCCCGAGGCACAGCTGCTGCCCGAGCCGATCCTGCGTCCCGGCTCGTGGATCGGCGGCGACCGTGACGGCAACCCCAACGTGACCGCCGACGTGGTGCGGTTGGCCACCGGCAGTGCCGCCTACACCGCCTTCGCGCATTACTTCACCGAACTGACCGCCCTCGAAGAGGAGCTGTCGATGTCGGCGCGGCTGGTCGCGATCAGCGACGAGCTGGCAGCCCTGGCGGACAAGTGTGCAGAGCCGGCGCGTGCCGACGAGCCGTATCGGCGGGCGTTGCGGGTGATCCACGCCCGTCTCACTGCGACGGCGGCCACGGTGCTCGATCGTCAACCCGAGCACCTGCTGGATCTGGGGATGGACGCCTACCAGACCCCTGGTGAGCTGGTGGCCGACCTGGACACCGTGGATGCGTCGCTGCGAGCCAACGGCAGTGCGCTGCTGGCCGACGACCGGTTGGCCCGGTTGCGAGAAGCGGTGCACGTCTTCGGCTTTCACCTTTCGGGTCTGGACATGCGGCAGAACTCCGAGATGCACGAACAGGTGGTCGCCGAGCTGTTGGCCTGGGCCGGGGTCCATCCGGACTACGCGTCGTTGCCCGAGGACGACCGGGTGGCGCTGCTGGTCGCCGAACTGAGCACCCGCCGCCCGCTGATAGGCGAGCACGCCGAACTCTCGGAACTGGCGCACAAGGAAATCGGCATCGTGAAGGCCGCGGCGCGGGCGGTGGCGGTGTTCGGGCCGGCCGCGGTGCCCAACTACATCATCTCGATGTGCCAGTCGGTGTCGGACATGCTGGAAGCGGCGCTGCTGCTCAAAGAGGCGGGGCTGCTGGACGCGTCGGGGGAGACGCCGTACAGCCCGGTGGGCATCGTGCCGCTGTTCGAGACCATCGACGACCTGCAGCGCGGGGCGTCGATCATGGAAGCGGTGCTGGGGCTGCCGCTGTACCGCGCGCTGGTGCATGCCCGCGGCGAGAGCCAGGAGATCATGCTCGGCTACTCCGATTCCAACAAGGACGGTGGCTACCTGGCTGCCAACTGGGCGCTGTACCGCGCCGAGCTGGACCTGGTGGAGATGGCCGCCAAGACCGGAATCCGGATGCGGCTGTTCCACGGGCGCGGTGGCACGGTCGGCCGCGGTGGTGGACCCAGCTACGACGCCATCCTGGCCCAGCCGCCCGGTGCGGTGCGCGGGTCGTTGCGCATCACCGAGCAGGGCGAGATCATCGCGGCCAAGTACGCCGAGCCGCGGATCGCGCACCGCAACCTCGAGACGCTGGTGGCCGCGACGCTGGAGTCCACACTGCTGGACGTCGAGGGCCTCGGTGACGACGCCGCTCCCGCCTACGAGGTGCTCGATGATCTGGCCGCTCGCGCACAGCGGGCGTATTCCGAATTGGTCCATGAGACACCGGGTTTCGTGGAGTACTTCAAGGAATCCACTCCGCTGAGTGAGATCGGTTCGCTCAACATCGGCAGCCGTCCGACCTCACGTAAGCCCACCACGTCCATCTCCGATCTACGGGCCATCCCGTGGGTGTTGGCCTGGAGCCAGTCACGGGTGATGCTGCCGGGCTGGTACGGCACGGGTTCGGCGTTCGAATCCTGGATCGCCGACGGCGACGGACGCCTGGAAGTCCTCCAGGATCTCTACCGGCGCTGGCCGTTCTTCCGCACAGTGCTGTCGAACATGGCGCAGGTCCTGGCGAAGTCGGACATGGGCCTGGCGGCGCGCTACTCCGAGTTGGTGGAGGACCAGGAGCTGCGGCACCGGGTGTTCGACAAGATCCTCAGCGAGCATGAGCGCACCATCACCATGCTCAAGGCCATCACCGGCCAAGAAGATCTGCTGGCCGACAACCCGGCGTTGGCGCGGTCGGTGTTCAACCGGTTCCCGTACCTGGAGCCGCTGAACCATCTGCAGGTGGAGTTGCTGCGCCAGTACCGCTCGGGTGCGACCGACGAGCGGGTGCAACGCGGCATTCTGCTCACCATGAGCGGGTTGGCGACGGCTCTTCGCAACAGTGGATAG
- a CDS encoding phosphoglycerate kinase — protein sequence MAVKTLADLLAEGVEGRGVLVRSDLNVPLSEGKITDPGRIIASAPTLKALAEAGAKVVVTAHLGRPKGEPDPKFSLAPVAVALGEQLGRHVQLAGDVVGTDALARAEGLTDGDVLLLENIRFDPRETSKDDAERLALAKALVELVDDPGGKPAAFVSDGFGVVHRKQASVYDVATLLPHYAGGLVATEVDVLKQLTSAGERPYAVVLGGSKVSDKLAVIENLATKADSIIIGGGMCFTFLAAQGVSVGSSLLQEEMIDTCRKLLEDYGDVIHLPVDIVVAEKFAADSPAETVAADQIPDTKMGLDIGPESVKRFAALLSNAKTVFWNGPMGVFEFPAFAAGTKGVAEAIITATGKGAFSVVGGGDSAAAVRQLGLPEDGFSHISTGGGASLEYLEGKSLPGIEVLES from the coding sequence GTGGCGGTCAAGACGCTGGCCGATCTGCTGGCCGAAGGTGTCGAGGGTCGGGGCGTGTTGGTGCGCTCCGACCTGAACGTCCCGCTCTCGGAGGGGAAGATCACCGACCCGGGGCGGATCATCGCGTCCGCCCCGACCCTGAAGGCGCTCGCGGAAGCGGGCGCCAAGGTGGTCGTCACCGCCCACCTGGGCAGGCCCAAGGGCGAACCGGACCCGAAGTTCTCCCTGGCGCCGGTAGCTGTCGCGCTGGGTGAGCAGCTGGGCCGTCATGTCCAGCTGGCCGGTGATGTGGTGGGCACCGACGCGCTGGCCCGTGCCGAAGGGCTGACCGACGGCGACGTGCTGCTGCTGGAGAACATCCGCTTCGACCCGCGCGAGACCAGCAAGGACGACGCCGAACGACTGGCGCTGGCCAAGGCGCTGGTCGAGTTGGTGGATGACCCGGGTGGAAAGCCGGCCGCGTTCGTCTCCGACGGGTTCGGGGTGGTGCACCGTAAGCAGGCTTCGGTGTACGACGTCGCGACCCTGCTGCCGCACTACGCCGGCGGCCTGGTGGCCACTGAGGTCGACGTGCTCAAGCAACTGACCAGCGCAGGCGAGCGGCCGTATGCCGTGGTGCTGGGCGGGTCCAAGGTGTCTGACAAGCTGGCGGTGATCGAGAACCTGGCCACCAAGGCCGACAGCATCATCATCGGTGGCGGCATGTGCTTCACCTTCCTTGCCGCACAAGGGGTTTCAGTCGGTTCGTCGCTTCTGCAGGAGGAGATGATCGACACCTGCCGCAAACTGCTGGAAGACTACGGCGACGTGATCCACCTGCCGGTGGACATCGTGGTGGCCGAGAAGTTCGCCGCCGACTCGCCGGCCGAGACGGTGGCCGCCGACCAGATCCCCGACACCAAGATGGGTCTGGACATCGGGCCGGAGTCGGTCAAGCGGTTCGCCGCACTCCTGTCGAACGCCAAGACCGTGTTCTGGAACGGCCCGATGGGCGTGTTCGAGTTCCCGGCGTTCGCCGCAGGCACCAAGGGGGTGGCCGAGGCCATCATCACCGCCACCGGCAAGGGCGCGTTCAGCGTGGTCGGCGGCGGCGATTCGGCGGCGGCGGTGCGTCAGCTCGGTCTGCCCGAGGACGGCTTCTCGCACATCTCGACCGGCGGCGGCGCGTCGCTGGAATACCTCGAGGGCAAGTCCCTGCCCGGTATCGAAGTTCTGGAGTCGTAG
- the tpiA gene encoding triose-phosphate isomerase, whose amino-acid sequence MSRKPLIAGNWKMNLNHFEAIALVQKIAFSLPDKYFDKVDVTVIPPFTDLRSVQTLVDGDKLRLTYGGQDLSKHDSGAYTGEISGAFLAKLGCTFVVVGHSERRTYHAEDDALVAAKASTALKHGLTPIVCIGEGLEVREAGNHVDYNVAQLKASLAGLSPEQIASVVIAYEPVWAIGTGRVASAADAQEVCAAIRAELAELAGQAIADTVRVLYGGSVNAKNVGEIVGQKDVDGALVGGASLDGEQFATLSAIAAGGPLP is encoded by the coding sequence ATGTCACGTAAGCCGCTGATCGCGGGCAACTGGAAGATGAACCTCAACCATTTCGAGGCCATCGCTTTGGTGCAGAAGATCGCATTCTCGTTGCCGGACAAGTACTTCGACAAGGTCGACGTCACCGTCATCCCGCCGTTCACCGATCTGCGCAGCGTGCAGACCCTGGTCGACGGGGACAAGCTGCGGCTGACCTATGGCGGCCAGGACCTGTCCAAACACGATTCGGGCGCGTACACCGGCGAGATCAGTGGGGCTTTCCTGGCCAAGCTGGGCTGCACGTTCGTCGTCGTCGGGCACTCCGAGAGGCGCACCTACCACGCCGAGGACGACGCACTGGTGGCTGCCAAGGCGTCGACGGCTCTCAAGCACGGGCTGACGCCGATCGTCTGCATCGGCGAAGGCCTGGAGGTCCGGGAAGCCGGCAACCACGTGGACTACAACGTCGCACAGCTCAAGGCCTCACTGGCGGGGTTGTCGCCGGAGCAGATCGCCTCTGTGGTGATCGCCTACGAGCCGGTCTGGGCCATCGGCACCGGCCGGGTGGCCAGTGCCGCCGACGCGCAGGAAGTGTGTGCCGCCATCCGGGCCGAGCTCGCCGAACTGGCCGGGCAGGCGATCGCCGATACCGTGCGGGTGCTCTACGGCGGCTCGGTGAACGCCAAGAACGTCGGCGAGATCGTGGGGCAGAAGGATGTCGACGGTGCGTTGGTGGGCGGCGCTTCACTCGATGGAGAGCAGTTCGCGACGCTGTCGGCGATCGCGGCGGGCGGGCCGCTGCCCTGA